The Aspergillus fumigatus Af293 chromosome 3, whole genome shotgun sequence region CGATCTCAGCAATTATATATCTCTAGCCTAGGTCCATCTTGTATCCAAGACCAACCCATAGGTGGAAAAGATAGAGcaaaaaagcaaagaaaggcAACGGCATTGCATGATCATTTCTGTCTCTTGTATAAAGCAGGAATTATGCAAGGAGAAGTAGATTCTGTATTATGAGAGTGAGAGATATGTTCTTGAATTGCATATCGACCATCAAGCACTGAGTTAAACGGTGTCTAGATTTCCattctagtatagtagaaaCGATTGTGCATATTCTGGGTAATTGCCGTGCCCTGGAGAGCTTCAATCAGTCTAGCTAATGAACTGAGGGAGTCCTCTGTACAGTCAGCTAAAAAGGGTACCCAGCCGCTTACAGCTGCCTACCTCAAGGGATGCATGACATCCAGCTCTTGTTTGTGTCTAACAGAGGCTGGCCTCCAGAGTCCGGGGTCAGAATGAATTGATAGTCTTTCGACATAGCCGAGTTGATGAATATTCTAAATATTCAACGGTCAACCAGGATCTCAATGTTTTCTATCCTCAGAAACTGTGGGAAAATGCACCATCACCCACCAAAAGCCCAGTTGTCCATATTCTGTCAAGGTAACCGAAAAGCAAACAAACAAAGGAAAGGCCTCTAACTACCAAGCCAGGCAGACCAATAGGTCGCGAAGAACTCTTTGCATATACAAATGGCCATTTCCTTATTGACGAACAGCTCCCGTTTGATCGACGTTACGTGAGATTTGATGTAGATGCTCTTTGCAATGTTGCTGTCGTCGCTGATGATGAGCCCTCTCCCATCATTACGATTGAAAAGATGGAGGGGGGCTTCAGCAAGGCTCTTCTGATacaaaaagaaaatggcAAAGAGGGTATTGCCAAGGTCCCCTGCCGCATTGCTGGGCCAGCGGGCTTAACAACAGCCTCTGAAGTCGGCGTTTTAGAGTACAGTGTGTTTCCTTTCTCACACCAGCTGCTTAGTTCGAAAGCATACCGGCATCCCTGTTCCACGCGTTCTTGCGTGGTCCTCGGACAGTTCGAGTCCGGTAGGTGCCGAGTACATAGTCATGGAGAAGGCAGCCGGGGTTCCACTGTTTCAGCGATGGGCCGACATGGCGGAAATTGACCGGTTGCAGCTCATCAAGAACTTGACGAAGCTGGAGGCTCAGTTATCGTCCATCGGATTTCCCGCGTATGGTGGTCTATACCTTCGAGCAGATACAGGCGCCCAGCAATCCAATTATCAAATGCTCAATGAGAGTATTGATCCGTCACACACGTTTTGTATTGGCCCGTCTTGTGATCGTTCATTTGACATTGATCCGGACACAGCCCTCGGACAGTCAAAAGGGCACTTGAACCAAGGACCATGTGAGTACCGTGGATCCTGGCAGTGCCACAAGCTAACCCATTGCACAGGGAACACGATATCAGATGTTGGGATATGTATCGCAAAGCGCGAGCTATCCCCGCTGTCGAGGAAGCGCTTGGATAGGCCACCAACCTTCTATCAAGGGAGCGTTGAAGAACAGGCCGAACTTTTACAGTCCACAATGAGCCTTATGCCCCTGCTGGATTCCCATCCAGCTCTAGTCAAGTCGGGCCGGCCTATATTGTGGCACACCGATTTGCACATGGGGAATATATATGTTGCGCCTGATGAAAGCTCCCAGGTCGTATCTCTCATTGATTTTCAATCTCTATCAGTGTTGCTTGCGTTTCTTCAGGCACAGTGGCCCATATTTCTGAAGCCCCCGCCCAATTACCCAAAGGGGTTTGTCCAACCCCGACTCCCAGACGACTTTGATGAACTGGATGAAGAAAGCAAATCACTTGCTCAACAGGAATGGTCCCAGGCGAAGTGGGCAAAGGCGTACGAAGTTTCCACCTACCTGGAAGACAGATTTGCCTATGATGCTATGAACGTGCCGCGAGTCTTCCGAGAGCTTTTCATTCGGTGTGCAGAGGTCTCCGAGGTGGGAGTTGTTCCACTTCGAGCATGTCTCATAGAGATGTTTCAGAATTGGTCGGGCCTCGGATTTACTGGACAATGTCCTCTCTCCTTtactgaagaggaaatcaAGACGCATGAGCGCCAATTCACCGAATATGAAGCTTGGCATGAAGTCCAACGCCTGGCATGGGAATGTCTAGATACTGACGCTGAGGGGTGGATTGCGCCTCAACTGGACATCACCGAAAAACGAAGGCAGAACCGGGCATTGCTGTCTACGTTCCTCGAGCGGACGGCTGGAGAATGGTCGCCTGAGGAAGCGAGGCAAATGTGGCCATTCCCGGAGGAAGCATGAATTGTATGAGCGAGTGGTCCGTAAATGGGATGTAATCTGTTTGCTGCTTGCATATCACTATGCTCTGACCGGCCACATGGAGGGAATACTGCACCAGTATTGCTGTGTCTGCATCTACTCTGCTTGGATTTTGTGAGGTCCGAAGGGAGAAAAGGGCTGAAGCTACTGTGAAGGAGAAATGTTGAAGTGTGCTGCACCATGCTTCTACCGTCTACAGATAATACTTTGGTATCAATAGAATTCATGCTAACTATCGAACATCCGGTGAGGAGCGGAGGATATCGACGCATGACAGGTCTTGCTGTGGTCTGGATTTTGATCACGTCGCTCCTTTCTGCGATTGAATGGCTCGATCGATGATTTCCATGGCTTGGAACAGTTCGTAGTCGTGTTGTTTCGGCGTGACCACCTGGATGCTCAAAGGCGAGTCCAGATATACGCGGCGGTCGACAGATTGCCCCTGCCCTGTAGCACCCAGTCAGCCACGAACATTTGCAACGGAGAAAGCAATCGGTCCGCATACACAGATCGCGGTTCACTCTATCCCAGCTTCCCAGTTCCGGCGAGTTCATACCCTGGTCGCTGTCGAGATCTGATTCCGTGAGATTGCGAACCGGGATCGTCCCAGCCGGGTAGTCCAGAAGAACAAAACTGGCCGTGTAGCCGATAGCATTGAACCGATCAATCTCAGGCACCGGATGGGGGGCGACGGGAGTAATGATTGCATCGATGCGGCGTGTGCAATCCCCGTCCACTGTCCACATGCCGAGCAACTCCTTCTCAACATCAGATCTCTGTTCTTGTAAGTGGACCAGCTGCTCCAGGGTTAATGCCTCCCTTCGTTTGATTCTCTTCTGTAGCCACGGGATCAGTGGCTCCGAGGTGCTCTGAAGGAGATCTAGCAGGCTTCCCCCTCCATCAGCGCTCATCAGCCGCCCTGCGATCCCCTGACATTTGCTCAAGCCTGGTGGCACTGGGACGTCAACTACTCGGACACCCGGAGTCCGACGGAGAGACTCGGCCACTTCATCCAGGACTCGAGCAacgggaggaagaggcgTGACTAGTCCGTCCGTTCTCAGTACCCCGACGGTAAACTCTCGTGTCTGCCTCTCTGACACCGGCGACTCGCTCTCCCACTGTGCAGGGATGCAATCCTCGCCAAACCGCTCCGCTATGGGGACAATCGCGTCCAGGACGGTCCCCAAATCTGCCACTGACCGCGCCAGAGGCCCGGCAACACCCTGGAGCGAAACCCGACCGAGGCCGGGCGGCTGACCGGTCACCACTCCCCCGAATGGAATCCGGCCGACACTCGGTTTGAATCCGTACAGGCCGGTGCACATCGCCGGCACGCGGATGCTGCCTCCAATATCCGTCCCAAACCCAACCATGGACCCGCGCATCGCGACGAGGGCTGCCTCGCCACCGGAGCTGCCGCCCACTGTAAGCTGGTGGTTGAGCGGGTTCAACGTGCGGCCGAAGACGTGGTTGTAGCTGTCTGGGGCTGCCATGCCCTGCGATACATTCGTCTTGGCAATGATCACGGCGCCTAGTGAGAGGAGCATTGTGACCAGCCGCGCATGGGAGGTTGACGGTTTGAACGCCAGCGCAGTCAGGCCGATGCATGAGTCAACGCCCTTGATTCGGAAACAGTCTTTGACGGAGACGGGCAGTCCGTGGAGGGGGCCAACGGGTTTCCCTGTGCGCTGGAGAATGCTGTCCAGTTGTTGGGCCCGTTGTATGGCGCTTGGAAATAGGGGCTCGGTCAAACAGCGTGTAACTTGGTGAGCGATGGCCGCTCGCTAGCATGACGGACGTACACACATGTTTAGCGACATCCACGGTGACCAGGGCAACCAACCTTGGAAAATGCTCTCACGACGTCCTCCGCGCTTAGCGTTCCCTGGCGCATCTGGGCCAAAAGTCCCCGGACGTCCCAGTCCTCGGTGATGCCGAGCTCTTTTGGGGTCAACAGGCTGGACCTTCGTGGAATATCCATCACGCTCACTCTCGGGTATGCGTGGCTACGTGTGTCGGCTATTGGCGGAGAAAACATACCAGCGGGAATCAGACCAGCTGGGAGTCTCCATTCCGTGGGGATGCCAGAGTCCAGCTGAGCCTGTTTGCGCCGTGCAACCTCCAGATATGCTGGCTCCGACGATTGAGCCATGCCTGTCGCATGTGTACTGAGTAGGCCGGCAGAGAGGAGTGACGGGGCGGGCGCTACTATTTAAAGGAGTGCGCCATCAAACCACTAACCAAAAAGGTACCTAGCTGGGCGTTTCGAGCCCGTGCAGTACTACTCCGGAGAACGATAGGCATATAATGATGGACGGGGATGAAAAAGAACAAGGCTGCAATGTTGCTTTCGCTACTTACATCAAGCATCTTTCTGACTGTGCGTCGCGCATGGACCTGGGTCCTAGGAAGATTGAGTCTCTATGGAGTGTCTATTACTTATTCTACCCGCTGCTCGACGTTCACTGACTGTAAATCATTGCTGTTCTTGGTGATCTTTTCCACAATCGACTGGTTTAAATGGGGAATGGGTTTGTCTTTCTGGACCCGGAGGCCGCGGGTGATGCGAGCGATCATGGAATAGAAACCCAAGACGATGAACACCTCGACGATCTCGTCGTCTGTCATCAGAGTCTTTGCCCAAGCGACTGTTTCCTCTGTGTTGGTCCAGGTGGCCACCGACTCGTCCACCAGAGTGATGATACACTGCTGTCGCTCCGACCAGATCCCCATGGCGAACAGCTCTTCCGATTTCAACCCCTTCCGCAGCGCCTCGATCCTCTCGTCGCCCATGCCGTGGACGCGCGACACGGGCTCATTGATGCCAAACAGATATTCAGCCCCAACGAGGCCAGTCATGCGGAGAACAACCAGCTGGTAGTCAAGAATCTGGATCGTGCGTGTTTTGCCGTCTAATAGCGCATTGAGGGTGTCCAGGATCGGAGGGAACAGACCAGAGGACCGCGCGAACAGGCGAAAGACGTTGCGATCAATTGGAAACGCCCTCAGTAACTCTGCATTCCGCTCATGCACGGGATCCGGGTTATAGATATCGATTCCGTGGATCAGGGGGTGGGAGGTTGCCGGCTGACTCGCCAGCGCAGGCTCCGGTGTTTGGGTCATCATGGCAAGTGATGGGGATCTCAGTGCTGCAGAGGATCGGACTGATGAATCTGAAGCAGTCGGTCAATTGGATGGGACTCTGTTGTATACTGTTGGTGGTCGTATCAAGCAGGCGAGGCGACGTGAAGCGAGGCAAGTATATAACCGGAACTCTGTCCGAACAGCGTTGCCGAGTATCATCCACCCCCGTTTCTCTTGGCCGAGATTGTCTTTCTCCAAGCATGAAGCCCGAACCTGGTTGGCTGCTCTCCTGCATGACCTTACTTTAGTCTCGGCGGCAACGCTAATTCTCGCGCCGTAGATTTAGTCGTCTCACCGTTCACGTCTGCGCGGCAACGCTAAATGGACTCCCTGCCAGGGTTAGACGAGTCTGTTAGATAAAAAGAATTCTCCAGACACATCAATCGGGTCCTGAGTAATTAATAATGCTGACAAATGGGTTCAAGGGTGGTGATCGCTCGACTGGCAAGGATTTTGCCCTCCCACCTATCTTAAGCTCTAGTCTTCCAATGCCCCTTCCTGAATCCAGTCGAGATCACTGTAGACAAAAGTGCTATCCTGGGCCTCAGATCATCCGTTCTCAGATGCCTGAATAGATCCTGTCTCCTATGTCGGATACAATGGCGGCCGACAACCAACCTGCAGCAGGCCTTGCGAGCAAGGACAGCAACCGCTCTCCCACAGAACGTGAGCTTTCAGAAAAGGCGATCTCGACGGACTCGGATCCTGAAGCACAGCGAGGAGGGGACTCGGTGCCAGAGGATCCCAAGTCCCCTCCGCGAGAGATCACCGGGTGGAAATGGTTCCTTGTCGTGTTGTCCATTTACAGCTCGCAAttcctcttcgccctcgACAACACCATTGTGGCCAACGTGCAACCCGTCATTGTGGGCCATTTCAACTCGGTCGAAAAGCTCCCATGGATCAGTGTCGCTTTCCTGATCGGCGCGGCGGGGACGAATCTGATCTGGGGCAAAGTCTTTGGTCAGTTCAACGCAAAATGGACCTACATCCTGTCGGTCTTTGTCTTTGAAGTGGGATCCGCCGTCTGCGGCGCTGCGCCCAACATGAACGCCCTGATCATTGGCCGTGCCATCTGTGGCGTGTCGGGATCGGGCATGTATGTCGGACTCATGACTCTCCTGGCGGCCACCACTACCATCCAGGAGCGACCGCTGTACGTGGGGGGAGGAGGCTTCATCTGGGGTGTCGGCACGGTCCTGGGCCCTATCATTGGCGGTGCGTTTACCGACTCATCAGCCGGCTGGCGGTGGGCGTTTTACATCAACCTGTGCGTCGGCGCCGTCTGTGCCCCCGTCTACCTCTTCCTGCTTCCCAACAAGGATCCCCGTCCGGGAGTCAGTCTGCAGGAGCGCGCCAACACCATGGACCATATCGGAGGTATCCTCACCATCGGCGCCATGGTGACCGGAGTGATGGCCGTGTCGTTCGGCGGTGTGATGTATCCATGGAACTCGGGCCGCATCATTGGTCTCTTCTGTTGCTCGGGAgccctcttcatcctgcTCGGCATACAGCAGGTCTTCACGATCTACACCAGCGTTGCCCACCGAGTGGTCCCCGTCGAGTTCTTCAAGAGCCGGACGGTGTTGATTCTCTTCGCCGCCACGGCCGCCGGAGGAACCGCCATTTTCGTCCCCGTGTACATGGCCCCGCTGTATTTCCAGTTCACCCGCGGCGACTCGACCCTGGAGTCCGGCGTCCGGTTGCTGCCGTTCATCATCCTGATGATCGTGGCTGTCATGACCAACGGCGCCCTCCTCTCCAAATTCGGCTTGTACATGCCGTGGTACCTGGTCGGAGGCGTTCTGGTGGTTATCGGCGCCGCCCTGATGTACACCGTCGGCCTCACCACCTCGGTGGCACATGTGTACGGCTATACCATCCTCATTGGGGTTGGCGTGGGTTTCTTTGCCCAAGCATCATTCTCCGTCGCGCAAGCCACCGTGGCCCCGGAGCTGGTTCCCTCTGCGGTCGGTTTTATCTCGCTGGCGCAGATTACGGGCATCACGCTGgccctcgccatcgccaacgcAGTGTTTTTCAACGAAAGCGTGAGGTCCTTGAAGACGATCCTACCGGGAGTGGATCCCGGCCAAATTAAGGATACAATCTCAGGCACCCGGTCGGAGTTTTTCCAGAGTCTGGAGCCAGGCGTCCGCGAGCAGGTACTGGAGGCGCTTGTGGACGCCCTCAGCAAGTCTTATATTCTGGTCATGACTGCTGGTGCGTTGGTGGCGGTGCTCAGCCTCTTGATGAAGCGTGAGAAGCTGTTCCTTGCTCCTCCCGGAGGGTCTTGATGTGACAAAGCACGAACCAGGGTCTGCGTTTGGCTGCCCATAGTTGTATTTTTTCTACGAGTGTCGAACAGGTACGGCCAGGGCGTTGCCAGGCATGCAAAATACATGACCCTGCAAGAATTGCTTGATAGATTTATTTTAGATCAGACTCAAATAATTCGCGTTCAGTATAATCCCTGTCTCTTAACAATAATGGACGACATGTACAAGCATCCTGCAGAAAGAGTAGTCCCATAGTAAACGAGAGCTATTCCAGCAACATGACCTCTGTACAAAGGTAGATTCAGTGTCAAAGGCCTCCAGAGATAGTTGATACTAGGCTATGCGTTTGGGCTCCATGTGACAACAGTGAACCGCTGGATGTCCGTGAATGGGCTGTTTGAACTGGCGCATTGTCCTCGAACCGTCATATCCCTTATCCTTGGTGCCCATTGATGGCGATGAGGGGGCATGTGGTTGTCCCACTTGCACCTCGAGCACCCGTCAATGGCCGGGACCCGTCCCGCAGAGACGGAGCCAACGGAACACTCTACCTGTATATCGACACCTATCTGCATATGACACGACCCAGGGAGAAAGCAGACCGTATCCAACTCCTGTAGGCATGCAGGAGCCAGCCTGCGAGTCAATACCTGAAGCACCTTGGGAATACGAGTGCCTTCCTCCGCGGCCGGTGTCTCAGTGACACCGGGGCGGCACGAGCATGCAGGACTTTCTTGCCAGAAGGGAGCACGTTGCTGCCGCCCCCACGCCGCGCGCAGTGCACGATGGTTAGTCCTGCCGCCAGAAACTAGGCCTCCATGTGGAAAGCCCTTCACACCCTCATGGCGCATCGTGGCCCCGCACACCGCTGTAGGATTCGACACGGGTTCTTGTTCATGCAGACCTTGCTGAACCTTGCCAAGCCAATCCAGAACCACATGAACTGTTTAGAGAGGACTTTAAGGCCTGGATCTACCTGGACCTGACAGTCAAATGACAATAGGCAGTCCGTCGTACGTTCTCTGGTCAGAGATCATTCAACCTGATTCAATATGGCCCCATACATCGGTACGCAAGAGGGTTCTCCCTCGTCACTAGGCACCTTTTCACATGTCCAGCTTTCCAAGGATACCAATGTTGCATCCCAGTACTGGGAAGAGCTCTTTCACAGTGTCGGATCACAACCGCGGCTGGCATGCGTGCCTCTGGACCACCAATGGCCTCGTGCGGAAACGACAGTACTGGCCTCCGACGGCCTGCTGGAGGCAGCCACGACGTTCAGCCGTACACACAATATCAGCCTGGCGGACTTGATATACGCCGTATGGGCTATCGTCTCGGCAAGGCAAACGGTGAGCGGCCAATCCACGGCCCTGTTTACCGTCACTGGCCGCAGCTACCCCAGCGCCAAACAAGACACGCCAGAGAATGGAAGAGCCGAACAGGACTACCCCCTGCTTCTATCCGTGCCTGAGGATGTCGATGTGCTCTCGTGGGTTCGAAGCGTGAGCACCGCTGCAGCCACCGCTTCTGCCCTGTCATATATTGGATATGATCGGATCATGGAGAGGACCTCGGGGATTCGTCCCCAAGTGAAAGTGTCAGTCACTTTCGAGGTTGACAGCCACGACACGATGGCTCCAGATGATGACTTCCCCTTGGTATTCAACATCATCGCCTCTGCCCGCCTGCAACTCAGCATGCGACACAACGCTACCGTCCCAAGGGGCGATGTTCGAGCGCTACTGGATCGCTTTGCTGCAACACTACAACGGGTGACAGCGAACCATGACGCCAAAGTCTCGTCAGTGGATATCATGCCCCCAGCCGAAAGGCAGCTACTGCTCGACTATGGCAAAGCCCCTCTCAAGCCGAAAAGCGGTATGGCTCATTCCCTGATTGAGGAACAAGCGAAAGCCCGGCCGGATGCAGCGGCAGTACAGTATGAAACAGAACCCCCCCTCACGTTCTCTGCCCTGAACACACGCGCAAATCAGCTCGCCCGCCAGATCCGCCCATATGGTACCAAGTATATTGCCGTACACCTGCGCATGTCTACCGATTTCATCGTGGCACTTCTGGCTATTCTGAAATCTGGGGCAGCATACGTGATCTTAGATCCTGATGCGCCTGCGGCCCGGAAATCgttcatcctcgacgacCTCCAGCCTGGCCTGGTCCTGGTCGATATCAGTACCGCCGGTGAGCTGGCTAACGAGGTCCAGCTGGGAAGCCTGCTGTCTCAGGCATCGAGCCATGATACTGGTGATCTCCTGCATGTCCAGGACCCAAGCAGCGTTGCATACGTGATTTACACCTCGGGGTCTACGGGGAAACCGAAACCGACACTGCTCGAACACCAAGCTGTCTTCAACGGGCTTTTAGCCTTTCCCCCAATTGAAGGTCTTCGCCAGTTGCTCTTCTTTAATCCAGCCTTTTCAGCGGCGCAGAGATCCATTTGGGCCACTCTCGCTGTCGGTGGGTGCCTGTGTCTCGCGAGCAAAGAAAATCTAACCGTCCACACGGCGAAGATGATCAATACCATGGACATCAATTCGGTAGATATGACTTCGTCTGCGGCCGCGTTAATATCGCCGGATGATGTGCCGTCGCTGCGGCGCATGGTGCTGGGAGGCGAGATGGTCAATCCCGCTGTCATTCAGCGATGGGAACATCGAGTCGAACTTCTTTCGTCGTACGGCCTCAGTGAGTGCACACAGCTCAACTGGCGCCATCGCTTGCAATCCAATGTCAGCTCCCGCTTGATCGGGCAGCCATATGACACGACGACCTCCTATATCCTCCTCCCTGGCACCACCGAACTTGCACCTCTACTTGTTCCCGGGGAGCTATGCCTCGGCGGTGCTCAGCTTGCCAGAGGATATCTGCACCGCCCTGACGAGACAGCGAAGCGGTTTATTCCAAACCCATTTGGGAAAGGCAAACTATACCGAACGGGCGATATGGCTGTTCGCCACGCTGACGGGTCGGTCGAGCTGATCGGGAGGATCGATTTCCAAGTGAAGATCAATGGGCACCGGGTCGATCCCGGAGAGCCCAATTCAATCATTCAAGCCATCGAGGAAGTCGAAGACTCGGCCGTCGTTCCGGCTTCAGTAAACAATAGGACGGTGCTTGTCGCTGCGGTCGTCAGTCGTCCCGACACGGAGTGGGAGGCTCTTGTCCGAAAACTT contains the following coding sequences:
- a CDS encoding putative general amidase — encoded protein: MAQSSEPAYLEVARRKQAQLDSGIPTEWRLPAGLIPAGMFSPPIADTRSHAYPRVSVMDIPRRSSLLTPKELGITEDWDVRGLLAQMRQGTLSAEDVVRAFSKRAAIAHQVTRCLTEPLFPSAIQRAQQLDSILQRTGKPVGPLHGLPVSVKDCFRIKGVDSCIGLTALAFKPSTSHARLVTMLLSLGAVIIAKTNVSQGMAAPDSYNHVFGRTLNPLNHQLTVGGSSGGEAALVAMRGSMVGFGTDIGGSIRVPAMCTGLYGFKPSVGRIPFGGVVTGQPPGLGRVSLQGVAGPLARSVADLGTVLDAIVPIAERFGEDCIPAQWESESPVSERQTREFTVGVLRTDGLVTPLPPVARVLDEVAESLRRTPGVRVVDVPVPPGLSKCQGIAGRLMSADGGGSLLDLLQSTSEPLIPWLQKRIKRREALTLEQLVHLQEQRSDVEKELLGMWTVDGDCTRRIDAIITPVAPHPVPEIDRFNAIGYTASFVLLDYPAGTIPVRNLTESDLDSDQGMNSPELGSWDRVNRDLWQGQSVDRRVYLDSPLSIQVVTPKQHDYELFQAMEIIDRAIQSQKGAT
- a CDS encoding carboxymuconolactone decarboxylase family protein, which codes for MMTQTPEPALASQPATSHPLIHGIDIYNPDPVHERNAELLRAFPIDRNVFRLFARSSGLFPPILDTLNALLDGKTRTIQILDYQLVVLRMTGLVGAEYLFGINEPVSRVHGMGDERIEALRKGLKSEELFAMGIWSERQQCIITLVDESVATWTNTEETVAWAKTLMTDDEIVEVFIVLGFYSMIARITRGLRVQKDKPIPHLNQSIVEKITKNSNDLQSVNVEQRVE
- a CDS encoding putative MFS drug efflux transporter; the protein is MAADNQPAAGLASKDSNRSPTERELSEKAISTDSDPEAQRGGDSVPEDPKSPPREITGWKWFLVVLSIYSSQFLFALDNTIVANVQPVIVGHFNSVEKLPWISVAFLIGAAGTNLIWGKVFGQFNAKWTYILSVFVFEVGSAVCGAAPNMNALIIGRAICGVSGSGMYVGLMTLLAATTTIQERPLYVGGGGFIWGVGTVLGPIIGGAFTDSSAGWRWAFYINLCVGAVCAPVYLFLLPNKDPRPGVSLQERANTMDHIGGILTIGAMVTGVMAVSFGGVMYPWNSGRIIGLFCCSGALFILLGIQQVFTIYTSVAHRVVPVEFFKSRTVLILFAATAAGGTAIFVPVYMAPLYFQFTRGDSTLESGVRLLPFIILMIVAVMTNGALLSKFGLYMPWYLVGGVLVVIGAALMYTVGLTTSVAHVYGYTILIGVGVGFFAQASFSVAQATVAPELVPSAVGFISLAQITGITLALAIANAVFFNESVRSLKTILPGVDPGQIKDTISGTRSEFFQSLEPGVREQVLEALVDALSKSYILVMTAGALVAVLSLLMKREKLFLAPPGGS